From the Astatotilapia calliptera chromosome 6, fAstCal1.2, whole genome shotgun sequence genome, one window contains:
- the LOC113023660 gene encoding up-regulator of cell proliferation-like isoform X2 yields MESLENDDARVRVKSLVSKFCDKELTGISSGSSDKSKSEKTPGSAHSVCASQSSSKDVPLHFKKHLEKTQWSKNEHQSDCQSVSSSKDVPLHFKKHLKKTQWSKNQHQSDCQSVSSSKDVPLHFKKHLQETARSVCASESSSKDVPLHFRKDQKVYGMPKYWGGHMSGVESLPKLNLMGPTAAVYPVKTSNIIEEAKFSPCLLKRTSIDDQPQNQLETPHWDYFEQETESTFEDNKTRHQDDLERAESTKSSTSGYSSSKTSGSGDFDSDVETVIYDNIQVICDICSKIAAVKTCLTCNVSFCEKDGRQHYKVDALNRHKLIDVCSEVERKRCLHYEKSLDFFCRTDQMSICSICAEGKHRGHDITEHRAWRTQQALSDDEEPEDYEMPHKVVPPPGRIQFPSVKPNSVVLSWGNPKGLEGPKSFRIMWSSLQKVEGRLVIKNFHKIEISNLELGQQYFFSVATEDEDGNLSEWVTATVFTVVSPPRHLTKEHSDATSLTLKWMDGEKMEGIPQQFLIAVESPGKEPLVIHTHDYCKKVSDLEPDTKYTISVSTVVNDRCSEPISICTRTEPSLRQVLSKIGLEDQYDTKLTLSTVLEINQYDRSQRKPKSARAVPEAFLKQLMLLNTNARSATCVSQDGDKCNAINLLDLVTALFLCSDSALQQDLVLKMSLCQFAVPLLLPNSETREITMMLWSMRDIVRTFRPSQQAFLKSYFDERLVLSDIPLVSFVRLGKTSLSKSQMLNKLLCNNQQIHHTFCHRIMACCDVPRRISDGLVEISWYLPCGNRKIDKFTEPLAFTNMRGDIKTSERQFAFLCQASAAVYIYCDESETNYFKHLEGKHVEANIFLISSTQGKSYRLKQLTVNPRLKMTDISQIKKTDTELLKALQESVSKMLVSPQTKKVSLADLAYTAHCCQILVDEDRDECQTAWENASKITAKVTNISEFKDKQLPYQGNIWKAISWVETECWRLRKVGNNNPGNYCESIKEKEKELRNKQQSFEMTTAVECFHHGMTTSEVQRYHFLKWLEMELDNLSRHQLSALQDRYKELRQKSLEETKEIVETDNQISACSLRVVHFVRECGQLYNNVSCLPEYSRQRKNIEQLPGQCAQMMLDGFPLELVDGDAANIPIKWISQVLTELHNIMNSSSKLKVITVIGAENSGKSTLLNTMFGVRFAVNVGTCTRGAFIQLISVSKDIRKELGCDCIMLIDTEGLKPHRMVRDDHSHERDKEVASLAVALSDVVVVSISNDSSREKDLWEMVCHAFARLKGVSKKKPVCHFVHTNMYDMPALEQLKRSKELMEQLNEMFGKDVKMKKANINKLSDVIKFDLNNWSWYIPPVWDGTPPMAPVNVGFSATVYTLKKVLINDLQKCPERGDLIQFIGKVEQFWKTV; encoded by the exons atggAGTCTTTGGAGAACGATGATGCAAG GGTCAGAGTGAAGAGCCTTGTGTCTAAATTCTGTGATAAAGAATTGACAGGAATATCGTCTGGCTCTAGCGACAAGAGCAAAAG TGAGAAAACACCGGGCTCTGCACACTCTGTCTGTGCCTCACAGAGTTCCTCCAAAGACGTACCTCTCCATTTCAAGAAACATCT TGAAAAGACACAATGGTCTAAAAATGAACACCAATCTGACTGTCAGTCAGTGAGCTCTTCCAAAGATGTACCTCTCCATTTCAAGAAACATCT TAAAAAGACACAATGGTCTAAAAATCAACACCAATCTGACTGTCAGTCAGTGAGCTCTTCCAAAGATGTACCTCTCCATTTCAAGAAACATCT tcagGAAACAGCGAGGTCTGTCTGTGCATCAGAGAGTTCTTCCAAAGATGTACCTCTCCATTTTAGGAAAGATCA AAAAGTATATGGAATGCCAAAATATTGGGGTGGACATATGAGTGGTGTTGAGAGTCTTCCCAA GTTAAACTTAATGGGGCCTACAGCTGCTGTATATCCAGTGAAGACATCTAATATCATTGAGGAGGCTAAATTTTCTCCATGTTTGCTGAAGAGGACTTCCATTGATGACCAACCCCAAAATCA ATTGGAGACTCCACACTGGGACTATTTTGAACAAGagacagaatcaacttttgagGACAACAAAAC TCGTCACCAGGATGATCTAGAGAGAGCAGAATCCACAAAGTCATCTACATCGGGTTACTCATCATCTAAAACAAGTGGATCAGGGGATTTCGACTCTGACGTTGAGACTGTTATATATGATAATAT ACAGGTGATCTGTGACATTTGTAGCAAAATTGCTGCTGTGAAGACCTGCCTGACCTGCAACGTTTCCTTCTGTGAGAAGGATGGCCGGCAACACTACAAAGTGGATGCCCTGAATAGACATAAGCTCATAGATGTGTGCAGTGAAGTCGAGAGAAAACGGTGTCTTCATTATGAAAAGTCTCTGGATTTCTTCTGCAGGACTGATCAGATGTCTATTTGCAGCATTTGTGCAGAGGGGAAACACAGGGGACATGACATCACTGAGCACAGGGCATGGAGGACACAACAGGCC TTGTCTGATGATGAAGAACCCGAGGACTATGAAATGCCACACAAAG TGGTGCCCCCTCCTGGTAGGATTCAGTTCCCGTCAGTGAAGCCAAACTCGGTGGTCCTCAGCTGGGGAAACCCAAAGGGACTAGAAGGACCCAAAAGCTTCAGGATCATGTGGAGCTCTTTGCAGAAGGTGGAAGGTCGCTTAGTCATCAAAAATTTtcataaaatagaaataagCAACCTTGAACTTGGACAACAGTATTTCTTCAGCGTGGCCACAGAAGATGAAGATGGCAATTTAAGCGAATGGGTCACTGCAACTGTTTTCACAG TTGTGTCACCCCCTCGACATTTAACAAAAGAGCACTCCGATGCTACATCTCTGACCttgaaatggatggatggagaaaaAATGGAGGGAATTCCTCAACAATTTCTCATAGCTGTTGAAAGTCCAGGAAAAGAGCCTCTGGTGATACACACCCATGATTACTGCAAAAAAGTCTCTGATTTAGAACCAGACACAAAGTACACCATCTCTGTCTCAACAGTGGTGAATGATAGGTGCAGCGAGCCAATTTCTATCTGCACACGCACAG AGCCAAGTCTAAGGCAGGTGTTGTCAAAGATTGGACTGGAAGACCAGTATGACACCAAGCTCACACTTAGCACTGTCCTGGAGATTAATCAGTATGATCGATCACAGAGGAAACCAAAATCTGCAAGGGCAGTTCCTGAGGCCTTTTTAAAGCAACTCATGTTGCTGAATACAAATGCTAGAAGTGCCACATGTGTGTCTCAAGATGGGGACAAGTGCAATGCTATCAATCTTTTGGACTTGGTAACTGCACTGTTCCTTTGTTCAGACAGTGCTCTTCAGCAGGACTTGGTCCTGAAAATGTCACTCTGTCAGTTTGCTGTCCCGCTCTTGCTTCCAAACTCTGAAACAAGAGAAATCACAATGATGCTGTGGTCTATGCGCGACATTGTCCGAACTTTCAGACCCTCTCAGCAGGCGTTCCTAAAGTCATACTTTGATGAAAGACTTGTGCTGTCTGATATTCCTTTGGTATCGTTTGTCAGGCTGGGAAAAACATCTTTGTCCAAATCTCAGATGTTGAACAAGTTGCTGTGCAACAATCAGCAGATTCATCACACATTTTGTCACCGTATCATGGCATGTTGTGATGTTCCCAGAAGAATTTCAGATGGACTGGTGGAAATCAGCTGGTACCTCCCGTGTGGGAACAGGAAGATAGATAAATTCACAGAACCATTGGCTTTTACCAATATGAGAGGAGATATCAAGACTTCTGAAAGACAATTTGCATTCCTCTGTCAGGCATCTGCAGCTGTTTACATCTACTGTGATGAATCAGAAACGAATTACTTCAAGCATCTGGAAGGAAAACATGTGGAAGCAAATATCTTTTTGATAAGCAGCACACAGGGAAAAAGCTATAGACTCAAACAACTGACTGTGAACCCAAGATTAAAGATGACTGATATTAGTCAGATTAAAAAGACTGATACAGAACTACTAAAGGCACTCCAGGAATCAGTCTCTAAAATGCTAGTAAGCCCCCAAACCAAAAAAGTGTCATTGGCAGATTTGGCTTACACAGCTCACTGTTGTCAGATTCTCGTTGATGAGGATAGGGATGAATGCCAGACTGCTTGGGAGAATGCGAGTAAAATCACTGCAAAGGTAACTAACATCTCTGAATTCAAAGACAAGCAACTGCCTTATCAGGGAAACATCTGGAAAGCAATTTCATGGGTGGAAACTGAGTGCTGGAGGCTACGTAAAGTTGGAAACAATAACCCTGGCAATTACTGCGAGtccataaaagaaaaagagaaagagctgaggaacAAGCAGCAAAGTTTTGAGATGACAACTGCAGTGGAATGCTTCCACCATGGGATGACAACCTCAGAGGTTCAACGCTACCATTTTCTCAAATGGCTGGAAATGGAACTGGATAACCTGTCCAGGCATCAACTGTCAGCTCTCCAGGATCGATACAAAGAGCTTAGGCAGAAATCTCTCgaggaaacaaaagaaattgtGGAAACTGACAACCAAATTTCAGCTTGCTCTTTAAGAGTAGTCCACTTTGTCAGAGAGTGTGGGCAGCTGTATAATAATGTGAGTTGCCTGCCAGAATACAGTCGTCAGAGAAAAAACATCGAACAACTTCCTGGACAGTGTGCTCAGATGATGCTTGATGGTTTCCCTCTTGAGCTTGTTGATGGAGATGCAGCAAACATCCCAATAAAATGGATCAGCCAGGTACTTACTGAATTGCATAACATCATGAATTCCAGTAGCAAGCTTAAGGTCATCACAGTCATTGGAGCTGAAAATTCAGGTAAATCAACTTTGCTCAACACCATGTTTGGGGTCAGGTTTGCCGTCAACGTGGGTACATGCACCAGAGGGGCATTCATACAGCTGATCAGTGTCAGTAAAGACATAAGGAAAGAGCTGGGCTGTGACTGCATCATGCTCATTGATACAGAGGGCCTGAAGCCACATCGGATGGTTCGTGATGATCACAGCCATGAACGTGACAAAGAAGTTGCGAGCCTTGCAGTGGCACTCAGTGATGTTGTAGTTGTCAGTATTTCCAACGACAGCTCCAGAGAGAAAGACCTCTGGGAAATGGTGTGTCATGCTTTTGCAAGGCTGAAGGGTGTTAGCAAGAAGAAGCCAGTTTGTCATTTTGTACATACAAACATGTATGACATGCCTGCTTTGGAGCAGCTGAAGAGAAGTAAAGAGCTGATGGAACAGCTCAATGAAATGTTCGGAAAAGATGTTAAAATGAAGAAGGCCAACATCAATAAGCTCTCAGATGTGATCAAGTTTGATCTAAACAATTGGAGCTGGTACATTCCTCCAGTGTGGGATGGGACTCCACCAATGGCTCCTGTCAATGTTGGCTTCAGTGCAACTGTCTATACTTTGAAAAAGGTTCTAATAAATGACCTCCAAAAGTGCCCGGAACGAGGGGATCTAATTCAATTCATCGGGAAGGTAGAGCAATTCTGGAAGACTGTGTAA
- the LOC113023660 gene encoding up-regulator of cell proliferation-like isoform X3, translating into MESLENDDARVRVKSLVSKFCDKELTGISSGSSDKSKSEKTPGSAHSVCASQSSSKDVPLHFKKHLEKTPGSAHSVCASQSGSKDVPLHFKKHLKKTQWSKNQHQSDCQSVSSSKDVPLHFKKHLQETARSVCASESSSKDVPLHFRKDQKVYGMPKYWGGHMSGVESLPKLNLMGPTAAVYPVKTSNIIEEAKFSPCLLKRTSIDDQPQNQLETPHWDYFEQETESTFEDNKTRHQDDLERAESTKSSTSGYSSSKTSGSGDFDSDVETVIYDNIQVICDICSKIAAVKTCLTCNVSFCEKDGRQHYKVDALNRHKLIDVCSEVERKRCLHYEKSLDFFCRTDQMSICSICAEGKHRGHDITEHRAWRTQQALSDDEEPEDYEMPHKVVPPPGRIQFPSVKPNSVVLSWGNPKGLEGPKSFRIMWSSLQKVEGRLVIKNFHKIEISNLELGQQYFFSVATEDEDGNLSEWVTATVFTVVSPPRHLTKEHSDATSLTLKWMDGEKMEGIPQQFLIAVESPGKEPLVIHTHDYCKKVSDLEPDTKYTISVSTVVNDRCSEPISICTRTEPSLRQVLSKIGLEDQYDTKLTLSTVLEINQYDRSQRKPKSARAVPEAFLKQLMLLNTNARSATCVSQDGDKCNAINLLDLVTALFLCSDSALQQDLVLKMSLCQFAVPLLLPNSETREITMMLWSMRDIVRTFRPSQQAFLKSYFDERLVLSDIPLVSFVRLGKTSLSKSQMLNKLLCNNQQIHHTFCHRIMACCDVPRRISDGLVEISWYLPCGNRKIDKFTEPLAFTNMRGDIKTSERQFAFLCQASAAVYIYCDESETNYFKHLEGKHVEANIFLISSTQGKSYRLKQLTVNPRLKMTDISQIKKTDTELLKALQESVSKMLVSPQTKKVSLADLAYTAHCCQILVDEDRDECQTAWENASKITAKVTNISEFKDKQLPYQGNIWKAISWVETECWRLRKVGNNNPGNYCESIKEKEKELRNKQQSFEMTTAVECFHHGMTTSEVQRYHFLKWLEMELDNLSRHQLSALQDRYKELRQKSLEETKEIVETDNQISACSLRVVHFVRECGQLYNNVSCLPEYSRQRKNIEQLPGQCAQMMLDGFPLELVDGDAANIPIKWISQVLTELHNIMNSSSKLKVITVIGAENSGKSTLLNTMFGVRFAVNVGTCTRGAFIQLISVSKDIRKELGCDCIMLIDTEGLKPHRMVRDDHSHERDKEVASLAVALSDVVVVSISNDSSREKDLWEMVCHAFARLKGVSKKKPVCHFVHTNMYDMPALEQLKRSKELMEQLNEMFGKDVKMKKANINKLSDVIKFDLNNWSWYIPPVWDGTPPMAPVNVGFSATVYTLKKVLINDLQKCPERGDLIQFIGKVEQFWKTV; encoded by the exons atggAGTCTTTGGAGAACGATGATGCAAG GGTCAGAGTGAAGAGCCTTGTGTCTAAATTCTGTGATAAAGAATTGACAGGAATATCGTCTGGCTCTAGCGACAAGAGCAAAAG TGAGAAAACACCGGGCTCTGCACACTCTGTCTGTGCCTCACAGAGTTCCTCCAAAGACGTACCTCTCCATTTCAAGAAACATCT tgagAAAACACCGGGGTCTGCACACTCTGTCTGTGCATCACAGAGTGGCTCCAAAGACGTACCTCTCCATTTCAAGAAACATCT TAAAAAGACACAATGGTCTAAAAATCAACACCAATCTGACTGTCAGTCAGTGAGCTCTTCCAAAGATGTACCTCTCCATTTCAAGAAACATCT tcagGAAACAGCGAGGTCTGTCTGTGCATCAGAGAGTTCTTCCAAAGATGTACCTCTCCATTTTAGGAAAGATCA AAAAGTATATGGAATGCCAAAATATTGGGGTGGACATATGAGTGGTGTTGAGAGTCTTCCCAA GTTAAACTTAATGGGGCCTACAGCTGCTGTATATCCAGTGAAGACATCTAATATCATTGAGGAGGCTAAATTTTCTCCATGTTTGCTGAAGAGGACTTCCATTGATGACCAACCCCAAAATCA ATTGGAGACTCCACACTGGGACTATTTTGAACAAGagacagaatcaacttttgagGACAACAAAAC TCGTCACCAGGATGATCTAGAGAGAGCAGAATCCACAAAGTCATCTACATCGGGTTACTCATCATCTAAAACAAGTGGATCAGGGGATTTCGACTCTGACGTTGAGACTGTTATATATGATAATAT ACAGGTGATCTGTGACATTTGTAGCAAAATTGCTGCTGTGAAGACCTGCCTGACCTGCAACGTTTCCTTCTGTGAGAAGGATGGCCGGCAACACTACAAAGTGGATGCCCTGAATAGACATAAGCTCATAGATGTGTGCAGTGAAGTCGAGAGAAAACGGTGTCTTCATTATGAAAAGTCTCTGGATTTCTTCTGCAGGACTGATCAGATGTCTATTTGCAGCATTTGTGCAGAGGGGAAACACAGGGGACATGACATCACTGAGCACAGGGCATGGAGGACACAACAGGCC TTGTCTGATGATGAAGAACCCGAGGACTATGAAATGCCACACAAAG TGGTGCCCCCTCCTGGTAGGATTCAGTTCCCGTCAGTGAAGCCAAACTCGGTGGTCCTCAGCTGGGGAAACCCAAAGGGACTAGAAGGACCCAAAAGCTTCAGGATCATGTGGAGCTCTTTGCAGAAGGTGGAAGGTCGCTTAGTCATCAAAAATTTtcataaaatagaaataagCAACCTTGAACTTGGACAACAGTATTTCTTCAGCGTGGCCACAGAAGATGAAGATGGCAATTTAAGCGAATGGGTCACTGCAACTGTTTTCACAG TTGTGTCACCCCCTCGACATTTAACAAAAGAGCACTCCGATGCTACATCTCTGACCttgaaatggatggatggagaaaaAATGGAGGGAATTCCTCAACAATTTCTCATAGCTGTTGAAAGTCCAGGAAAAGAGCCTCTGGTGATACACACCCATGATTACTGCAAAAAAGTCTCTGATTTAGAACCAGACACAAAGTACACCATCTCTGTCTCAACAGTGGTGAATGATAGGTGCAGCGAGCCAATTTCTATCTGCACACGCACAG AGCCAAGTCTAAGGCAGGTGTTGTCAAAGATTGGACTGGAAGACCAGTATGACACCAAGCTCACACTTAGCACTGTCCTGGAGATTAATCAGTATGATCGATCACAGAGGAAACCAAAATCTGCAAGGGCAGTTCCTGAGGCCTTTTTAAAGCAACTCATGTTGCTGAATACAAATGCTAGAAGTGCCACATGTGTGTCTCAAGATGGGGACAAGTGCAATGCTATCAATCTTTTGGACTTGGTAACTGCACTGTTCCTTTGTTCAGACAGTGCTCTTCAGCAGGACTTGGTCCTGAAAATGTCACTCTGTCAGTTTGCTGTCCCGCTCTTGCTTCCAAACTCTGAAACAAGAGAAATCACAATGATGCTGTGGTCTATGCGCGACATTGTCCGAACTTTCAGACCCTCTCAGCAGGCGTTCCTAAAGTCATACTTTGATGAAAGACTTGTGCTGTCTGATATTCCTTTGGTATCGTTTGTCAGGCTGGGAAAAACATCTTTGTCCAAATCTCAGATGTTGAACAAGTTGCTGTGCAACAATCAGCAGATTCATCACACATTTTGTCACCGTATCATGGCATGTTGTGATGTTCCCAGAAGAATTTCAGATGGACTGGTGGAAATCAGCTGGTACCTCCCGTGTGGGAACAGGAAGATAGATAAATTCACAGAACCATTGGCTTTTACCAATATGAGAGGAGATATCAAGACTTCTGAAAGACAATTTGCATTCCTCTGTCAGGCATCTGCAGCTGTTTACATCTACTGTGATGAATCAGAAACGAATTACTTCAAGCATCTGGAAGGAAAACATGTGGAAGCAAATATCTTTTTGATAAGCAGCACACAGGGAAAAAGCTATAGACTCAAACAACTGACTGTGAACCCAAGATTAAAGATGACTGATATTAGTCAGATTAAAAAGACTGATACAGAACTACTAAAGGCACTCCAGGAATCAGTCTCTAAAATGCTAGTAAGCCCCCAAACCAAAAAAGTGTCATTGGCAGATTTGGCTTACACAGCTCACTGTTGTCAGATTCTCGTTGATGAGGATAGGGATGAATGCCAGACTGCTTGGGAGAATGCGAGTAAAATCACTGCAAAGGTAACTAACATCTCTGAATTCAAAGACAAGCAACTGCCTTATCAGGGAAACATCTGGAAAGCAATTTCATGGGTGGAAACTGAGTGCTGGAGGCTACGTAAAGTTGGAAACAATAACCCTGGCAATTACTGCGAGtccataaaagaaaaagagaaagagctgaggaacAAGCAGCAAAGTTTTGAGATGACAACTGCAGTGGAATGCTTCCACCATGGGATGACAACCTCAGAGGTTCAACGCTACCATTTTCTCAAATGGCTGGAAATGGAACTGGATAACCTGTCCAGGCATCAACTGTCAGCTCTCCAGGATCGATACAAAGAGCTTAGGCAGAAATCTCTCgaggaaacaaaagaaattgtGGAAACTGACAACCAAATTTCAGCTTGCTCTTTAAGAGTAGTCCACTTTGTCAGAGAGTGTGGGCAGCTGTATAATAATGTGAGTTGCCTGCCAGAATACAGTCGTCAGAGAAAAAACATCGAACAACTTCCTGGACAGTGTGCTCAGATGATGCTTGATGGTTTCCCTCTTGAGCTTGTTGATGGAGATGCAGCAAACATCCCAATAAAATGGATCAGCCAGGTACTTACTGAATTGCATAACATCATGAATTCCAGTAGCAAGCTTAAGGTCATCACAGTCATTGGAGCTGAAAATTCAGGTAAATCAACTTTGCTCAACACCATGTTTGGGGTCAGGTTTGCCGTCAACGTGGGTACATGCACCAGAGGGGCATTCATACAGCTGATCAGTGTCAGTAAAGACATAAGGAAAGAGCTGGGCTGTGACTGCATCATGCTCATTGATACAGAGGGCCTGAAGCCACATCGGATGGTTCGTGATGATCACAGCCATGAACGTGACAAAGAAGTTGCGAGCCTTGCAGTGGCACTCAGTGATGTTGTAGTTGTCAGTATTTCCAACGACAGCTCCAGAGAGAAAGACCTCTGGGAAATGGTGTGTCATGCTTTTGCAAGGCTGAAGGGTGTTAGCAAGAAGAAGCCAGTTTGTCATTTTGTACATACAAACATGTATGACATGCCTGCTTTGGAGCAGCTGAAGAGAAGTAAAGAGCTGATGGAACAGCTCAATGAAATGTTCGGAAAAGATGTTAAAATGAAGAAGGCCAACATCAATAAGCTCTCAGATGTGATCAAGTTTGATCTAAACAATTGGAGCTGGTACATTCCTCCAGTGTGGGATGGGACTCCACCAATGGCTCCTGTCAATGTTGGCTTCAGTGCAACTGTCTATACTTTGAAAAAGGTTCTAATAAATGACCTCCAAAAGTGCCCGGAACGAGGGGATCTAATTCAATTCATCGGGAAGGTAGAGCAATTCTGGAAGACTGTGTAA